The Geotalea uraniireducens Rf4 genome window below encodes:
- a CDS encoding HsdM family class I SAM-dependent methyltransferase, translating into MVARDFTAKTKELIDNLKGVCASYGLGNDGNEFKIITQVFLYKFMNDKFGYEVKEMEPKLKKAAIWEQEIAKYSDKDYEMLLLKMSPDSARLKREHFLPRLHNRQNEGEFAKLFDDTLRDIAIFNNDIFSVKTGTGAKVTLFDELSNFITDSSRRDDFCRAIITQLIPFSFEKIFHQKLDFFSTIFEYLIKDYNKDGGGKYAEYYTPHAVSKIMAAILVDKPVKNVTCYDPSAGSGTLLMNLAHAIGEDRCTIYSQDISQKSTSMLRLNLILNNLVHSIQNIIQGNTMLTPYHKSGDKLMTFDYVVSNPPFKLDFSDFRNDLETKQNRDRFFAGIPKIPNKDKDKMAIYLLFIQHIMFSLSAKGKAAIVVPTGFITAQSGIEKKIREKLVVAKMLRGVVSMPSNIFATTGTNVSVLFLDKTNTKGDIVLMDASKLGTTVKEGKNQKTVLSVAEEELIIKTFNDHKAVEDFTVVVSYEQIKEKNYSLSAGQYFDVKIEYTDITPKEFTAKMAGYWKNLDQLFGESQKLEKEIKKQLVGLKYE; encoded by the coding sequence GTGGTAGCACGGGATTTTACTGCAAAAACGAAAGAACTGATCGATAACCTCAAAGGGGTCTGTGCCTCATACGGCTTGGGAAACGACGGTAATGAGTTCAAAATCATTACCCAGGTCTTTCTCTACAAATTCATGAATGACAAGTTCGGCTACGAGGTGAAGGAGATGGAGCCGAAGCTGAAAAAAGCCGCCATATGGGAACAGGAGATCGCCAAGTATTCGGACAAGGATTACGAGATGCTGCTCTTGAAGATGAGCCCGGACAGCGCCCGGCTGAAGCGGGAGCATTTTCTTCCCCGGCTGCACAACCGCCAGAACGAGGGGGAGTTTGCCAAACTCTTCGACGACACCCTGCGGGACATCGCCATTTTCAACAATGACATTTTCTCGGTCAAGACCGGCACCGGCGCCAAGGTGACCCTGTTCGACGAGCTATCCAACTTCATCACCGATAGTTCTCGACGCGACGACTTCTGCCGCGCCATCATCACTCAATTAATACCTTTCAGCTTCGAGAAAATCTTCCACCAGAAGTTAGACTTCTTCTCCACCATCTTCGAGTACCTGATCAAGGACTACAACAAGGACGGCGGCGGCAAATATGCCGAATACTACACCCCCCATGCCGTGTCAAAAATCATGGCTGCCATCCTGGTGGACAAACCGGTGAAAAATGTCACCTGTTACGACCCCTCGGCCGGGTCCGGCACCCTGCTCATGAATCTGGCACATGCCATCGGCGAGGACCGCTGCACCATCTACTCCCAGGACATCTCGCAAAAATCCACCAGCATGCTGCGACTCAACCTGATCCTGAACAACCTGGTCCACTCCATCCAGAACATCATCCAGGGCAACACCATGCTGACGCCGTATCACAAGAGCGGCGACAAGCTGATGACCTTTGATTACGTCGTCTCCAATCCGCCGTTCAAGCTGGATTTCAGCGACTTCCGCAACGACCTGGAGACCAAGCAGAACCGAGACCGCTTCTTTGCCGGCATCCCCAAGATTCCCAACAAGGATAAGGACAAGATGGCCATCTATCTGCTCTTTATCCAGCACATCATGTTTTCCCTCTCTGCCAAGGGGAAAGCCGCTATCGTCGTCCCCACCGGTTTCATTACCGCCCAGAGCGGCATCGAAAAGAAGATCCGGGAAAAGCTGGTTGTGGCAAAGATGCTGCGGGGAGTGGTTTCCATGCCGAGCAATATCTTTGCCACCACCGGCACCAATGTGTCGGTGCTCTTTCTGGATAAGACCAATACCAAGGGAGACATCGTCTTGATGGACGCCTCCAAGCTTGGGACTACGGTCAAGGAGGGGAAGAACCAGAAGACCGTTCTGTCAGTGGCAGAAGAAGAGCTGATTATCAAGACGTTCAACGACCACAAGGCGGTTGAGGATTTCACCGTGGTGGTTTCCTATGAGCAGATTAAGGAGAAGAACTATTCGCTGAGTGCCGGGCAGTACTTTGATGTGAAGATCGAATACACCGATATTACCCCGAAGGAATTTACCGCAAAGATGGCGGGGTACTGGAAGAATCTTGATCAACTGTTCGGCGAGTCACAAAAGCTGGAAAAGGAGATAAAGAAGCAGTTGGTGGGGTTGAAGTATGAGTAA
- a CDS encoding restriction endonuclease subunit S: MSKPVNKRLGDIVNFKRGYDLPSYKRKEGPYPIVSSSGISGYHAEYKAKGEGLITGRYGTLGEMYYVNGKYWPHNTALYVTDFKGNYPKYVYFLLKCLGSLKTSDKSTVPGVNRNDLHELLVPYIKPELQKPIADFLFLLESKIDLNNRINSELEAMAKTLYDYWFVQFDFPDKNGKPYKSCSGKIVWNKELKREIPEGWKVGSLLDIAEYINGLPCQKYRPIGTDFLYVIKIREMRDGFTSESELVRPDIPQKAIIENGDVLFSWSASLEVQIWTGGKGALNQHIFKVTSKKYPKSFYYYQLVNYLQHFKMMADNRRTTMGHITQDHLKQSRIVLPPIELTEKLECKLGPIRTAITSNQLANNTLSSLRDWLLPMLMNGQVKVG, encoded by the coding sequence ATGAGTAAGCCTGTCAATAAAAGATTGGGGGATATAGTCAACTTTAAGAGAGGTTATGATTTACCATCCTATAAGCGCAAAGAAGGCCCATATCCCATCGTAAGCTCTTCCGGAATATCTGGCTATCATGCTGAATATAAAGCCAAAGGAGAAGGATTAATCACAGGCCGATACGGTACACTTGGCGAAATGTACTATGTGAATGGCAAATACTGGCCCCATAATACGGCACTATATGTTACTGACTTCAAAGGGAATTATCCGAAGTATGTCTACTTTCTTTTAAAATGCCTCGGTAGTTTAAAAACGTCAGATAAGAGCACTGTTCCAGGTGTTAACAGAAATGATTTGCATGAATTACTGGTTCCTTATATCAAGCCTGAACTTCAGAAACCTATTGCAGATTTTCTTTTCTTATTAGAATCAAAAATTGACCTCAACAACCGCATCAACTCCGAGTTGGAAGCTATGGCAAAAACGCTGTACGACTACTGGTTTGTGCAGTTTGATTTTCCCGACAAAAACGGCAAACCCTACAAATCCTGCAGTGGGAAGATCGTCTGGAACAAGGAGTTGAAGCGGGAGATCCCTGAGGGCTGGAAGGTTGGTTCATTACTCGACATTGCAGAGTACATCAATGGCTTACCGTGTCAGAAATATAGACCGATAGGAACTGATTTTTTATACGTCATTAAAATCAGAGAAATGCGCGACGGATTCACCAGCGAATCGGAACTGGTTAGACCTGATATCCCGCAAAAAGCAATCATTGAAAATGGCGATGTTCTTTTTTCATGGTCAGCTTCTTTGGAAGTACAAATCTGGACTGGCGGAAAAGGTGCATTGAATCAGCATATCTTCAAAGTAACATCGAAAAAGTATCCAAAGTCATTTTATTACTATCAACTAGTGAACTACCTCCAACATTTTAAAATGATGGCAGACAATCGCAGAACAACAATGGGGCACATTACGCAGGACCACCTGAAACAAAGCAGAATTGTTTTACCTCCAATAGAATTAACTGAGAAACTCGAATGCAAACTTGGCCCCATCCGTACTGCAATCACAAGCAACCAATTAGCAAATAATACTCTTTCCTCTCTCCGGGACTGGCTCCTCCCCATGCTCATGAACGGCCAGGTGAAGGTGGGTTGA
- a CDS encoding SIR2 family protein — MKNAILKRLKRTDHLPMLFIGSGMSIRYLGLENWKGLLRKFARLATDNDYAYEMYEQQAKGLECKEGLLPKVAELIERDFNLGWFKDDQFRESREQSTDEINRSVSPFKIEIARYMRDKSRQHNAEYAAEIELFKQLEMRSIGGVLTTNYDSFIEDLFTSYTKYIGQEELLFSTLHGISEIYKIHGCCTKPESIVINEADYADFSEKNAYLAAKILTIFLEHPIVFIGYSINDTNIENILKSIIKCLSPENLDKIRERLMFVERAREGVPEEVSTYSKSFEGGKSIDMTRIRLKNYEVLYQALLENQAKYNAPMLRRLKQDIYELVLTNKPTGKIRTVNLEDEKLEDVEVVIGVGIPSDFGQKGYAGITAEDIYADVVFDDREYEVDRIVTTTLPSLLPTNSILPMHKYISQYTGELPINPDKIIKDFDGFIASSIKKNRERSGYRNETISSLRRKWSLERCLYALQFLKEENIDPAELLDLIKGVIEANPSALSTAERDKQNLKSDIKRAIRIYDWLRYHKNKGALAAAATNCPPC; from the coding sequence ATGAAGAACGCGATTCTGAAACGCCTGAAAAGAACCGATCATCTGCCGATGCTGTTTATCGGTTCCGGCATGTCAATCCGCTATCTCGGCCTCGAAAACTGGAAAGGATTGCTGCGCAAGTTTGCCCGGCTGGCGACTGACAACGACTATGCCTATGAAATGTATGAGCAGCAGGCGAAAGGGCTGGAGTGCAAGGAAGGGCTGCTGCCGAAGGTGGCGGAACTTATCGAGCGGGATTTCAACCTGGGTTGGTTCAAGGACGATCAGTTTAGGGAGAGCCGGGAACAGTCGACGGATGAGATAAACCGTTCCGTCTCGCCGTTCAAGATCGAAATCGCCCGATACATGCGCGACAAGAGCCGGCAGCATAACGCCGAGTATGCTGCTGAAATTGAACTGTTCAAGCAGCTTGAAATGCGCAGCATCGGCGGGGTGCTGACGACAAACTACGACAGTTTCATCGAGGACCTCTTCACCAGCTACACGAAATACATCGGCCAGGAAGAACTGCTCTTTTCCACACTGCACGGCATTTCCGAAATCTACAAGATTCATGGCTGCTGTACGAAGCCGGAATCCATCGTCATTAATGAAGCTGACTATGCCGACTTTTCGGAAAAGAACGCCTACCTGGCGGCAAAGATTCTCACCATATTCCTTGAACATCCCATCGTGTTCATCGGTTACTCCATCAATGACACCAACATCGAAAATATCCTGAAATCAATCATCAAATGTCTTTCCCCCGAAAATCTCGACAAGATCAGAGAGCGGCTCATGTTTGTTGAGCGGGCAAGAGAAGGGGTGCCGGAGGAGGTTTCCACCTACAGCAAGTCGTTTGAAGGTGGCAAGTCCATTGATATGACGCGTATCCGCCTGAAGAACTACGAGGTCTTGTATCAGGCCTTACTGGAAAACCAGGCAAAATATAATGCCCCGATGCTGCGACGCTTGAAGCAGGACATTTACGAGCTGGTGTTGACGAACAAACCGACTGGTAAGATCAGGACCGTCAACCTGGAAGATGAAAAGCTGGAAGATGTTGAGGTGGTGATAGGGGTCGGAATCCCTTCAGATTTCGGTCAGAAGGGGTATGCGGGGATTACGGCAGAAGATATTTACGCCGATGTCGTTTTCGATGACAGAGAGTATGAAGTCGACAGGATTGTCACAACAACGTTGCCGTCACTGCTACCAACCAACAGCATTCTCCCGATGCACAAATATATATCCCAATACACTGGAGAACTCCCGATTAATCCGGATAAAATCATCAAAGATTTTGATGGATTCATCGCCTCGTCAATCAAGAAGAACCGGGAGCGGAGCGGTTACAGAAACGAAACAATAAGTTCGTTACGGCGTAAATGGTCATTGGAGAGGTGCTTGTATGCTCTTCAGTTTCTAAAGGAAGAAAACATCGATCCTGCGGAACTCCTTGACTTGATAAAGGGTGTAATTGAAGCCAATCCGTCGGCTCTTTCAACCGCTGAAAGGGATAAACAGAATCTCAAATCCGATATAAAAAGAGCCATCCGGATTTACGATTGGCTCAGATACCACAAAAACAAAGGAGCCCTAGCTGCAGCGGCCACGAACTGTCCACCTTGCTAG
- a CDS encoding GPMC system transcriptional regulator, producing MESLKLQLLKLSEKIAGFGKENLDEMLHTVAEGLRLVTEQERIRIYLEDLTKGALSCAYASGPFAGEIREATFPIISRDAIVSSVFVSQYPAEFRNAAKQNLSLDKGFAESFKIAASYLLPITSLGKSFGVICIDREMAGEVVNGRDKGLLGDFVASIGERLDYARKYHQQLLLARSVEEYKKRETAAFMMKSAVRLIDRLSLASVLVPISGRGGEGALEILASYSEEPQLKALYDEQGSIDLQKGKSLISKYVDDNGVISDERLLRPLFIADLTQHSLQKRALTEKMALRSVYLVPRFEPESRRVICLVNYFTRDLYRFSEFEMGLLQTHAEMVESVIREIGGEHLEIKVLAEITDLLQERNEELQPFLTKVLSKATELIGADTGSIAIIEEREGEKWLVVEDEEGTIVGAKNKEWLKKYIPPFKIGGQELPPEERSLTGFVAWSKQPKIIANVEEEQRGGGFHRSMSELIKSEIAVPVISGDEVTAVICLNSLKPAYFTEEHKRILQIIDRLTSRHIADIQRIERLQNEVTRLQSDVAYKDPQISSYRLGNIIGNSRKAQEIVDFINTVSQPLFNRIALWSKNVLQEATIGLPSILVLGQTGAGKEFFFNNLYNKLNELYRQEINPNGELHVKKTNIAAYSGELTYSELFGHKKGAFTGAYNDRKGILEEAGGGIVFLDEIGDADLKTQVQLLRFLDNGGFVRLGDNQERFSRVLLVAATNKNLLEEIGKGNFREDLYHRLSELSVTVPSLNERREDIPDLATHFLGKLYRTYRGKDEPRDDAPLLTEEAKQVLVKHTYKGNIRELRSLLLRALFFRKGKLIGGEDIRRAIRDGMREAPTQAAAKLTEEVADEIMTQIGNNKDFWQAVYEPYSQNLISRDVVRLVIEKTRMAVGKGMPQIARHLKAVGGDINNEEEERKRFFKFKNFLYKTVKIS from the coding sequence ATGGAATCGTTAAAACTCCAACTACTTAAACTCAGCGAAAAAATTGCCGGTTTCGGCAAGGAAAATCTGGACGAGATGCTCCATACGGTTGCCGAAGGATTAAGGCTGGTGACCGAACAGGAACGGATCAGGATCTATCTGGAAGATCTGACCAAGGGGGCGCTCTCCTGCGCTTACGCGTCAGGCCCCTTTGCCGGCGAAATCCGTGAAGCAACCTTCCCCATCATCTCCCGCGATGCAATTGTCTCCAGCGTTTTCGTCTCCCAGTATCCGGCGGAGTTCCGCAATGCCGCCAAACAGAACCTGAGTCTCGACAAAGGTTTCGCCGAAAGCTTCAAAATCGCGGCATCCTACCTCCTCCCCATCACCAGCCTGGGAAAATCCTTCGGCGTGATCTGCATCGACCGGGAAATGGCGGGCGAAGTGGTGAACGGCCGCGACAAAGGACTTCTCGGCGACTTCGTCGCATCGATCGGAGAACGTCTCGATTACGCGAGGAAGTACCACCAGCAACTCCTCCTTGCCCGCAGCGTAGAGGAATACAAAAAACGCGAAACCGCCGCCTTCATGATGAAATCGGCGGTCCGGCTCATCGACCGGTTGTCGCTGGCCTCGGTGCTGGTGCCGATTTCAGGCAGAGGCGGCGAAGGCGCCCTGGAAATCCTGGCAAGTTATTCGGAAGAACCCCAGCTGAAGGCACTCTACGACGAGCAGGGCTCCATCGACCTGCAAAAGGGGAAGTCGCTGATCTCGAAATATGTGGACGACAACGGCGTCATATCCGATGAAAGGTTGTTGCGTCCGCTCTTCATCGCCGACCTGACCCAGCACAGCCTGCAAAAGCGGGCGCTTACCGAAAAGATGGCGCTCCGCTCCGTTTACCTGGTCCCCCGCTTCGAGCCCGAAAGCCGGCGGGTGATCTGCCTGGTGAACTATTTCACCCGCGACCTGTACCGCTTTTCCGAGTTTGAAATGGGGCTTTTGCAGACCCATGCGGAAATGGTGGAAAGCGTCATCCGCGAAATCGGCGGCGAACACCTGGAAATCAAGGTGCTCGCCGAGATCACCGACCTGCTCCAGGAGCGGAACGAAGAGCTGCAACCCTTCCTGACCAAGGTGTTGTCCAAGGCCACCGAGCTGATCGGCGCGGACACCGGCAGCATCGCTATCATCGAGGAGCGGGAAGGCGAGAAGTGGCTTGTGGTCGAGGACGAGGAGGGAACCATCGTCGGCGCCAAGAACAAGGAGTGGCTGAAGAAGTATATCCCCCCATTCAAGATCGGCGGGCAGGAGCTCCCCCCCGAGGAGCGGAGCCTCACCGGTTTCGTCGCCTGGTCCAAGCAGCCGAAGATCATCGCCAATGTGGAGGAAGAGCAACGTGGAGGGGGATTCCACCGCTCCATGAGCGAGCTGATCAAGAGCGAAATAGCGGTGCCGGTCATCAGCGGCGACGAAGTCACCGCCGTCATCTGCCTCAACTCGCTGAAACCCGCCTACTTCACCGAAGAGCACAAACGGATCCTGCAGATCATCGACCGACTCACCTCCCGGCACATCGCGGACATCCAGCGCATCGAGCGACTGCAGAACGAGGTCACCCGCCTCCAGAGCGACGTGGCCTACAAGGACCCGCAGATTTCCTCCTACCGGCTGGGGAACATCATCGGCAACAGCCGCAAGGCCCAGGAAATCGTCGATTTCATCAACACCGTCTCCCAGCCGCTCTTCAACCGCATTGCTCTCTGGAGCAAGAACGTCCTCCAGGAAGCGACCATCGGCCTCCCCTCCATCCTCGTCCTTGGCCAGACCGGAGCAGGAAAGGAATTCTTCTTCAACAACCTCTACAACAAGCTCAATGAACTGTACCGGCAGGAGATCAACCCGAACGGCGAACTCCACGTGAAAAAGACCAACATTGCCGCTTACAGCGGCGAGCTCACCTATTCCGAGCTGTTCGGCCACAAGAAAGGAGCATTCACCGGCGCCTACAACGACCGCAAGGGAATCCTCGAAGAAGCGGGGGGAGGGATCGTCTTTCTCGACGAAATCGGCGACGCCGACCTGAAGACCCAGGTGCAGCTGCTCCGCTTCCTGGACAACGGCGGGTTCGTCCGTCTCGGAGACAACCAGGAACGCTTCAGCAGGGTGCTGCTGGTAGCCGCCACCAACAAGAACCTCCTGGAAGAGATCGGCAAGGGGAATTTCCGTGAAGACCTCTACCACAGGCTGTCGGAGCTGTCGGTAACGGTGCCGTCCCTCAATGAACGGCGTGAGGACATCCCCGACCTGGCGACCCACTTCCTCGGCAAGCTCTACCGCACCTACCGGGGGAAGGACGAACCGCGGGACGACGCGCCGCTCCTGACGGAAGAGGCCAAACAGGTGCTCGTCAAGCACACGTACAAGGGAAACATCCGGGAATTGCGCAGCTTACTCCTCCGGGCGCTCTTTTTCCGCAAGGGAAAGCTCATCGGCGGCGAGGACATCCGCCGGGCCATCAGGGACGGGATGCGAGAAGCGCCGACCCAGGCCGCGGCAAAGCTGACCGAAGAGGTCGCGGACGAGATCATGACGCAGATCGGGAACAACAAGGACTTTTGGCAAGCGGTCTATGAACCCTATTCACAGAACCTTATTTCCCGGGACGTGGTCAGGCTGGTCATAGAGAAAACGAGGATGGCGGTGGGAAAGGGGATGCCGCAGATCGCCCGCCACCTGAAAGCCGTCGGCGGCGATATCAACAATGAAGAGGAAGAAAGGAAACGTTTCTTCAAGTTCAAGAACTTTTTGTACAAGACGGTGAAGATAAGCTAG
- a CDS encoding TIGR04442 family protein, with the protein MHNDIRLHGYVDKDIEYFAIVAGTEAHNRYFFNTNQEDGRELRIFSPGNEFIIGKESITHHGNGGSFCEYMFGVDQPIADLAKGDAINRLVMYGTHYSNQNGTLKFSNRTDGTQSYEKIFFDGNAVCNYFFCVSSKKISGDLDKQQEEIVRRLGKALKRSIAVWEEDDNRIIAELFDLLHDPKAQLFLFKLINKKHQKYSDFFKSLYFKNKKIADEDFTRLSVLAEEHSIDRYQQERIRIDIMYKHPDNKRIVDEYKNILIACNRKGEINKLENARLTRLKTLSVRNKIPGALFYTLDEMLKKDKKLVDLEENNYISETRQILEGMFLSERQIENAIDREDMLKLLYAKKQAAENRDHTFEEILLDASKLCDEKIRDGADISLLEGFSYIITYFDRYDSTSSIINQLAFMENVKISEEMIRSLLGNKSEFDNLAPDLFKKLFLSGIFENKYLGTYGRKKVSALIKGLNQIEENRLTISALLEQLLKIDEEERIFITLLEHVRERIRNFYSKYATRADQDALKREVTEELRHKRLLTGDIPETLFRETILAIKKEAIYLHNLLPIIIVEKDTSLREDFLENSGLDRFYVEELEREYYELNDLNMEELYQIRKGLN; encoded by the coding sequence ATGCATAACGACATTCGCCTCCACGGCTACGTAGACAAAGATATCGAGTATTTTGCCATCGTCGCCGGGACCGAAGCGCATAACCGCTATTTTTTCAACACCAACCAGGAAGACGGACGCGAACTCCGTATCTTCAGTCCAGGCAATGAATTCATCATCGGCAAGGAATCCATCACCCACCATGGCAACGGCGGCTCATTTTGCGAATACATGTTCGGCGTCGATCAGCCGATTGCCGACCTTGCCAAGGGAGACGCCATTAACCGCCTGGTGATGTACGGCACCCACTACAGCAACCAGAATGGAACCCTCAAATTCAGCAACCGAACCGACGGCACCCAGAGCTACGAAAAGATATTTTTTGACGGGAACGCGGTCTGTAATTACTTTTTCTGTGTCAGTTCAAAAAAAATCAGCGGAGACCTCGACAAGCAGCAGGAAGAGATCGTAAGGCGCCTCGGCAAGGCTCTCAAACGTTCCATTGCGGTGTGGGAAGAGGATGACAACCGCATCATTGCCGAGCTCTTCGACCTTCTGCACGATCCCAAGGCCCAACTATTCCTTTTTAAGCTCATCAACAAGAAGCACCAGAAATACAGCGACTTTTTCAAATCCCTCTACTTCAAGAACAAAAAAATTGCCGATGAGGATTTCACCAGGCTCTCCGTGCTGGCGGAAGAGCACTCCATCGACCGCTACCAGCAGGAGCGCATCCGCATCGACATCATGTACAAGCACCCCGACAACAAGAGAATCGTCGATGAGTACAAAAACATCCTCATTGCCTGCAACCGCAAAGGCGAAATCAACAAGCTGGAAAATGCCAGGCTGACCAGGCTGAAAACCCTGTCGGTCCGCAACAAGATACCGGGCGCGCTCTTTTACACCCTTGACGAAATGCTGAAAAAGGACAAGAAATTGGTTGATCTTGAAGAAAACAATTATATTTCTGAAACCCGGCAGATTCTGGAAGGGATGTTTCTCAGCGAACGGCAGATAGAGAACGCCATTGACCGCGAGGACATGCTGAAGCTGCTCTACGCCAAGAAACAAGCGGCGGAAAACCGCGACCACACATTCGAAGAGATACTGCTCGATGCGAGCAAACTCTGCGACGAAAAGATCCGCGACGGCGCAGACATTTCACTCCTGGAAGGGTTTTCCTACATAATAACCTACTTTGACCGCTACGACTCGACCTCCTCCATAATCAACCAGTTGGCCTTCATGGAAAACGTCAAGATATCCGAGGAGATGATCAGAAGTCTTCTCGGCAACAAAAGCGAATTCGACAACCTGGCTCCGGACCTCTTCAAAAAGCTGTTTCTCAGCGGCATATTCGAAAACAAGTACCTGGGAACCTACGGTCGGAAAAAGGTCTCAGCCCTCATCAAGGGGCTTAATCAGATTGAAGAAAATCGCCTCACCATATCAGCGCTTTTAGAGCAGCTCCTGAAAATCGACGAAGAAGAACGGATTTTCATCACCCTCCTGGAACACGTCCGGGAACGGATACGGAACTTCTATTCCAAATACGCCACCAGGGCCGACCAGGACGCCTTAAAACGCGAAGTCACCGAAGAACTCCGCCACAAAAGACTCCTGACCGGCGACATCCCCGAGACTCTTTTTCGCGAAACCATCCTTGCCATCAAGAAAGAAGCGATCTACCTGCACAACCTGCTCCCCATCATCATCGTCGAAAAAGACACGTCCCTCCGCGAAGACTTTCTGGAGAACTCCGGCCTGGACCGCTTCTACGTAGAAGAGCTCGAACGGGAATACTACGAGTTGAACGACCTCAACATGGAAGAGCTCTACCAGATCAGGAAAGGGCTTAACTGA
- a CDS encoding GPMC system MBL fold metallohydrolase, whose protein sequence is MKITILGSGTSTGVPMVGCSCPVCSSEDPRDKRTRASIIVECSGKYILVDTSTDLRKQAIRERIPHIDAVLFTHSHADHIHGIDDLRGFHFIHHRVIPCYGSEDSIETIARNFSYIFKGMETAGYSPLLEPHVVNDRIELFGCAIDPIPLLHGTMPATGYRFNDMAYLTDCSAIPDHSRAKLGGLKLLIIDALRYTPHPNHFNIEGALQVVEKLRPERAVLTHLTHEVPYRDGEKLPAGVEFAYDGMTIDM, encoded by the coding sequence ATGAAAATAACCATCCTCGGCTCCGGCACTTCCACTGGTGTGCCGATGGTCGGCTGCAGTTGCCCGGTCTGCTCTTCGGAGGACCCGCGGGACAAAAGGACGCGCGCCTCCATCATTGTGGAATGCAGCGGCAAATACATCCTGGTCGACACCTCCACCGACCTGAGAAAACAGGCAATCCGGGAAAGGATTCCGCACATCGATGCCGTGCTTTTCACCCACTCCCACGCAGACCATATACACGGCATCGACGACCTGCGCGGCTTCCACTTCATCCACCATAGAGTCATCCCCTGCTACGGCAGCGAAGACTCCATTGAGACGATAGCCAGGAATTTTTCCTATATTTTCAAGGGAATGGAAACAGCAGGCTATTCACCGCTCCTGGAACCGCACGTTGTCAACGACCGGATTGAACTGTTCGGCTGCGCCATCGACCCCATCCCCCTCTTGCACGGCACGATGCCGGCCACCGGCTACCGTTTCAACGATATGGCGTATCTGACCGACTGCAGCGCGATTCCCGACCATTCCCGGGCAAAACTTGGCGGGCTGAAGCTTCTGATAATCGACGCCCTCCGCTACACCCCGCACCCCAACCACTTCAACATCGAAGGGGCACTCCAGGTAGTGGAGAAACTGCGGCCGGAGCGGGCGGTGCTTACCCACCTGACCCATGAAGTCCCCTATCGGGATGGGGAAAAACTCCCTGCCGGCGTGGAATTCGCATATGACGGCATGACCATTGACATGTAA
- a CDS encoding type II toxin-antitoxin system HicB family antitoxin: MKREYTVIIEQDEAGFYVAEVPELYGCHTQAKSLDELMERVREAIELCREEDKGKRPRKHLIGIQRIAV; the protein is encoded by the coding sequence ATGAAAAGAGAATATACCGTTATTATCGAACAGGATGAGGCCGGATTTTACGTGGCCGAGGTGCCTGAGCTGTATGGCTGCCACACCCAGGCCAAGTCGCTTGATGAACTGATGGAGCGAGTGCGCGAAGCAATTGAGCTCTGCCGGGAAGAGGACAAGGGGAAACGCCCACGGAAACACCTGATCGGCATACAGAGAATCGCCGTATGA
- a CDS encoding type II toxin-antitoxin system HicA family toxin, translated as MTRFPALEGKEVVAVLVKYGFVVDRQRGSHFFLKHADGRATVVPIHAGENIGPGLFAKILRDVELTREDFLKDKKRKPKM; from the coding sequence ATGACCCGGTTCCCTGCTCTGGAGGGGAAAGAGGTTGTCGCGGTACTGGTGAAGTACGGTTTTGTCGTTGACCGGCAACGAGGCAGTCATTTCTTCCTGAAACATGCTGACGGCCGGGCGACGGTCGTTCCAATCCATGCGGGCGAGAACATCGGCCCCGGTCTGTTCGCCAAGATTCTTCGTGACGTTGAACTTACCAGGGAAGATTTTCTCAAGGACAAAAAACGGAAACCGAAGATGTGA